A stretch of the uncultured Cohaesibacter sp. genome encodes the following:
- a CDS encoding DUF1134 domain-containing protein, whose amino-acid sequence MQKTLPLKAPIWRTVLMLIALVCVSLAPSMQARAQASSNTHYSADEVVKAGHVFFGGVTGELASLVEKAISRFGLPNGYILGEEGSGAVIVGGRYGEGMLHTKNMGTHKVFWQGPSIGWDLGADGNRTMMLVYNIPSVDYIYRRWGGVNGSAYLVGGLGFTVLATESRKYILPIRSGVGARLGVNVGYLKFTRKATWNPF is encoded by the coding sequence ATGCAAAAGACCTTGCCCCTGAAGGCTCCTATTTGGCGCACCGTTCTGATGCTGATCGCCCTTGTCTGTGTCTCGCTAGCGCCCTCGATGCAGGCTCGCGCACAAGCCTCCAGCAACACTCATTATTCCGCTGACGAAGTCGTCAAAGCCGGTCACGTCTTCTTCGGCGGTGTCACAGGCGAACTGGCCTCGCTCGTTGAAAAGGCCATTTCGCGTTTTGGCCTGCCAAACGGCTACATTCTGGGCGAAGAAGGCAGCGGCGCAGTCATCGTCGGCGGCCGCTACGGCGAGGGCATGCTGCACACCAAGAATATGGGCACCCATAAAGTCTTCTGGCAGGGACCGTCAATTGGCTGGGATCTGGGAGCAGATGGCAACCGCACCATGATGCTGGTTTATAATATTCCAAGCGTCGATTACATCTATCGCCGTTGGGGTGGCGTCAATGGATCGGCCTATCTGGTTGGTGGACTTGGCTTCACCGTGCTGGCTACCGAGAGTAGGAAATATATTCTACCGATCCGCTCCGGTGTCGGCGCGCGACTTGGGGTCAATGTCGGCTATCTGAAATTCACCCGCAAAGCGACATGGAATCCGTTCTAA
- a CDS encoding YHS domain-containing (seleno)protein, translating to MKIALMMLLLLKRPFMPRSRLGLTSVGLSITALAIFGLCLVPGFGAIKANASAQSRRVVTDSISGYAIFGYDPVAYFTDHAAIRGKREYEYVWNGVSWLFVSRANLEVFKADPEVYAPAYGGHGALAMSRGYASGCNPSVWALYGDRLFLFYTYTSRAAWAEAVDTHVRKSDKAWTTIEGTLSR from the coding sequence ATGAAGATCGCTTTGATGATGCTGTTGCTGTTAAAGCGGCCCTTTATGCCAAGGTCACGCCTTGGTTTGACAAGCGTGGGTCTGTCCATCACGGCGTTGGCCATATTTGGTCTTTGTCTGGTGCCAGGGTTTGGGGCCATCAAGGCCAATGCGTCGGCGCAGTCGCGGCGTGTGGTGACGGATTCAATTTCGGGCTATGCGATTTTTGGTTATGACCCGGTGGCCTATTTCACCGATCATGCGGCCATTCGCGGCAAACGGGAATATGAATATGTCTGGAACGGTGTGAGCTGGCTATTTGTCTCGCGGGCCAATCTGGAAGTGTTCAAGGCGGATCCTGAAGTCTATGCTCCGGCCTATGGCGGGCATGGCGCGCTGGCGATGTCTCGCGGTTATGCCTCCGGGTGCAATCCTTCCGTCTGGGCGCTGTATGGGGACCGTCTCTTCTTATTCTATACCTACACCTCTCGCGCTGCCTGGGCCGAGGCGGTAGACACACATGTTCGCAAGTCGGACAAGGCCTGGACCACCATTGAAGGCACCCTGTCGCGATAA